One Doryrhamphus excisus isolate RoL2022-K1 chromosome 17, RoL_Dexc_1.0, whole genome shotgun sequence genomic region harbors:
- the il11a gene encoding uncharacterized protein il11a, with product MKLLLDSSSSLLLSLLLAQLPVFMSASPMPQRRPGDMDKLSNQTKNLMKLTQELLRAHAFDSDVEPHRFRSLPEMSNRSANDLHNLQLKPTLSQLHADLKLYEHHFEWLNKVSKKHHHPALPKLVEVIKEMKSLINLLHHQMLRVQAPKLTPAPPSLPPELSYQFDVLQSSQELLQHFKLFCDWAYRAFISLKTKTSAVQ from the exons ATGAAAT TGCTGCTGGACTCCTCCTCGTCTCTGCTCTTGTCGCTGCTGTTGGCCCAGCTGCCTGTCTTCATGTCTGCCTCCCCGATGCCTCAGCGGCGGCCCGGTGACATGGACAAGCTGTCCAATCAGACCAAAAATCTCATGAAGCTCACCCAGGAACTGCTG AGGGCGCATGCTTTCGACTCTGACGTGGAACCCCACAGGTTCAGGTCTCTGCCAGAAATGAGCAACAGATCGGCCAATGATCTCCACAACCTTCAG CTCAAGCCAACACTCTCTCAGCTCCATGCCGACCTGAAGCTGTACGAGCACCACTTTGAGTGGCTGAACAAGGTCTCCAAGAAGCACCACCACCCCGCGCTGCCCAAGCTGGTGGAAGTGATCAAGGAGATGAAGTCGCTCATCAACCTGCTGCACCATCAG ATGCTGAGGGTTCAAGCGCCGAAGCTGACCCCGGCTCCCCCCTCCCTGCCCCCAGAGCTCTCCTACCAGTTTGACGTGCTGCAGTCAAGCCAGGAGCTCCTCCAGCACTTCAAGCTCTTCTGCGATTGGGCATACAGAGCCTTCATCAGCCTCAAGACCAAAACCTCTGCAGTTCAATGA